The following proteins come from a genomic window of Pararhodobacter sp.:
- a CDS encoding sarcosine oxidase subunit delta, which yields MIIHHPLLGPRDSAEFVNRGDASQIDRPDGFTASLEAMHDYAYLRDNPAGELRELWYHEQGDRSWLVVTRNTLTHAITSVELARDVARRKGRSK from the coding sequence ATGATCATTCACCATCCCCTGCTTGGCCCCCGCGATTCCGCCGAATTCGTCAACCGAGGCGACGCCAGCCAAATCGACCGCCCCGACGGCTTCACCGCCAGCCTCGAGGCGATGCACGACTACGCCTATCTGCGCGACAATCCGGCGGGCGAGCTGCGCGAGCTGTGGTATCACGAACAAGGCGACCGGTCCTGGCTGGTGGTCACCCGCAACACCCTGACCCATGCGATCACCTCGGTCGAACTGGCCCGTGACGTGGCGCGCCGCAAAGGACGATCGAAATGA
- a CDS encoding sarcosine oxidase subunit alpha family protein encodes MTQSNRISGGRIDRSQTLSFSWNGKALTGHKGDTLASALLANGQRLVGRSFKYHRPRGIFSAGSEEPSALVQLRKGAAQEPNTRATTIELFDGLAATSQNHRGPLERDLMAVTDLLSPFLTAGFYYKTFMWPRAFWEKLYEPVIRASAGLGRLSMQEDPDSYDHGYLHCDLLIIGAGPAGLSGALAAGRAGLRVILADEDFTLGGRLNAETHEVAGQPGADWAAAAAAELATMPNVRILPRTTVFGAFDHGIFGALERKTDHLAASGGKPRQVHWRVYSKRSLLCAGATERSIAFGNNDRPGIMLAGAVRSYVNRFGVAPGRKVAVFTNNDDGLRTARDLSAKGIEVIRVLDTREGGRVVDTAGRLGLRSLTLSNGQRIEADCLAVSGGWSPNVHLTSHQGGRPVWRDDLACFVPGDQLPPGMTVAGAANGTVTLAAVLAQGHAAGKSIAADLGATGAAGDAASASDEASAVTAFWQVAESRKRAWVDLQNDVTTKDIRLSHKEGFRAVEHLKRYTTLGMATDQGKTANVLGLAIMAEASGKSIPDTGTTVFRPPYSPVAIGALAGRARAKEFRPYRLTPSHRWAQENGAEFVESGAWLRARWFKRPGEAGWRDSVDREVTMTRRSVGICDVSTLGKIDIQGRDAAEFLNRVYANAFAKLPVGRVRYGLMLREDGFVYDDGTTARLSETHFVMTTTTANAALVFRNLEFARQCLWPDLDVHLISVTDGWAQYAVAGPNSRALLSKVVDDLDLSNDAFPFMACADCKVFGGTPARLFRISFSGELAYEIAVPARYGDAMIRALTTVGEDFGAVPYGIEALNVMRIEKGHAAGAELNGQTTAMMLGMGGMVSRKKDSIGAKLAERPEMIRDDGMRLVGFHPVDRTALLNAGAHFLTPGEPADMAHDQGWMTSVAWSPELGHAIGMGFLKRGHERIGETVRAYDPVRGKDTLVQVCPTDHIDPEGGRQRG; translated from the coding sequence ATGACCCAGAGCAACCGCATCTCCGGCGGACGGATCGACCGGTCGCAGACGTTGTCCTTCAGCTGGAACGGCAAGGCGCTGACCGGCCACAAGGGTGACACGCTGGCCTCGGCGCTGCTGGCCAATGGCCAGCGGCTGGTGGGCCGTTCGTTCAAATATCACCGCCCGCGCGGCATCTTCAGCGCCGGGTCCGAAGAGCCCAGCGCCCTGGTGCAATTGCGCAAGGGCGCCGCGCAGGAACCCAACACCCGCGCCACCACCATCGAACTGTTCGACGGTCTGGCCGCGACCAGCCAGAACCACCGCGGGCCACTGGAGCGCGACCTGATGGCGGTGACAGACCTGCTGTCGCCCTTTCTGACGGCGGGGTTCTATTACAAGACCTTCATGTGGCCCCGGGCGTTCTGGGAGAAACTCTATGAACCCGTCATCCGCGCCTCGGCGGGACTCGGCCGGTTGTCGATGCAGGAAGACCCGGACAGCTACGACCACGGCTATCTGCATTGCGACTTGCTGATCATCGGAGCCGGTCCTGCCGGTCTGTCGGGCGCCTTGGCAGCCGGGCGCGCCGGGTTGCGGGTGATCCTGGCCGACGAGGATTTCACGCTGGGCGGGCGGCTGAATGCCGAAACGCATGAGGTCGCCGGACAGCCGGGTGCCGATTGGGCGGCGGCGGCTGCTGCCGAACTGGCCACGATGCCCAACGTGCGGATTCTGCCACGCACCACTGTCTTTGGCGCGTTCGATCACGGCATCTTCGGTGCGCTGGAGCGCAAGACCGATCACCTCGCCGCTTCGGGCGGCAAGCCCCGCCAGGTGCATTGGCGCGTCTATAGCAAGCGGTCGCTGCTCTGCGCGGGCGCAACCGAACGCTCCATCGCCTTTGGCAACAACGACCGGCCGGGGATCATGCTGGCGGGTGCCGTGCGCAGCTATGTCAACCGGTTCGGGGTCGCCCCGGGCCGGAAGGTGGCGGTGTTCACCAACAACGATGACGGATTGCGCACCGCCCGGGACCTGAGCGCAAAGGGCATCGAGGTGATCCGTGTCCTCGACACCCGCGAGGGTGGTCGGGTCGTCGATACCGCCGGGCGGCTCGGATTGCGCAGCCTGACGCTGAGCAACGGGCAGCGGATCGAGGCCGATTGCCTGGCTGTGTCGGGCGGGTGGTCACCGAATGTGCATCTGACCAGCCACCAGGGCGGGCGGCCGGTCTGGCGTGACGACCTGGCCTGTTTCGTACCGGGCGATCAATTGCCCCCCGGAATGACCGTTGCCGGCGCCGCGAATGGCACCGTGACGCTGGCCGCCGTCCTGGCGCAGGGCCACGCGGCGGGCAAGTCCATCGCCGCCGATCTGGGCGCAACCGGCGCCGCCGGAGATGCGGCCAGTGCCTCGGACGAGGCCAGTGCGGTCACCGCCTTCTGGCAGGTCGCCGAAAGCCGGAAACGCGCCTGGGTGGATCTGCAGAATGACGTGACCACCAAGGACATCCGGCTCAGCCATAAGGAAGGGTTTCGCGCGGTCGAGCACCTGAAACGCTATACCACGCTGGGCATGGCAACGGATCAGGGCAAGACAGCCAATGTCCTGGGCCTGGCGATCATGGCCGAAGCCTCGGGCAAGTCGATCCCGGACACCGGCACCACGGTGTTTCGCCCGCCCTACAGCCCGGTGGCGATCGGTGCCCTGGCGGGGCGGGCCCGCGCCAAGGAGTTCCGCCCCTACCGTCTGACGCCCTCGCATCGCTGGGCGCAGGAAAACGGCGCGGAGTTCGTGGAATCCGGGGCCTGGCTGCGCGCCCGCTGGTTCAAGCGCCCGGGCGAAGCGGGATGGCGCGACAGCGTGGATCGCGAGGTCACCATGACCCGGCGCTCGGTTGGCATCTGTGACGTCAGCACGCTGGGCAAGATCGACATCCAGGGCCGGGACGCCGCCGAATTCCTGAACCGGGTCTATGCCAACGCATTCGCCAAACTGCCCGTAGGCCGGGTCCGCTATGGGTTGATGCTGCGCGAGGACGGATTCGTCTATGACGACGGGACGACGGCGCGACTGTCCGAAACCCATTTCGTGATGACCACGACGACCGCCAACGCCGCGCTGGTGTTCCGCAACCTGGAATTCGCCCGCCAGTGCCTGTGGCCGGATCTGGATGTGCACCTGATTTCCGTCACCGACGGATGGGCGCAATACGCCGTCGCCGGGCCGAACAGCCGCGCGCTGCTTTCCAAGGTCGTCGATGACCTCGACCTGTCGAACGATGCCTTCCCCTTCATGGCTTGCGCCGACTGCAAGGTCTTTGGTGGCACCCCCGCCCGCCTGTTCCGCATCTCGTTTTCCGGCGAATTGGCCTATGAGATCGCCGTTCCGGCACGCTATGGCGATGCGATGATCCGGGCGCTGACGACGGTGGGTGAAGACTTCGGCGCGGTGCCCTATGGTATCGAGGCCCTGAATGTCATGCGCATCGAAAAGGGCCATGCCGCGGGCGCTGAGTTGAACGGCCAGACCACCGCGATGATGCTGGGCATGGGCGGCATGGTGTCGCGGAAGAAGGACAGCATCGGCGCGAAACTGGCCGAACGCCCGGAAATGATCCGCGACGACGGCATGCGGCTGGTCGGATTTCACCCGGTCGATCGCACCGCCCTGCTGAACGCCGGTGCGCATTTCCTGACGCCGGGCGAGCCGGCCGACATGGCGCATGATCAAGGCTGGATGACCTCGGTCGCCTGGTCGCCCGAACTGGGCCATGCCATCGGCATGGGCTTTCTGAAACGGGGTCACGAACGGATCGGTGAAACCGTCCGCGCCTACGACCCGGTGCGCGGCAAGGACACGCTGGTCCAGGTCTGCCCCACCGATCACATCGACCCCGAGGGAGGACGTCAACGTGGCTGA
- a CDS encoding sarcosine oxidase subunit gamma → MADIVLHATPATGADLSIGPNRITERSDLALVSIAIPLGGDEQLAKALKTGWSLDMPNARRSRAAPGVRAIRTAQDQLFLVFPHATPDARRSVEGTLNGVGYTTDQSDNWVLLEVVGPDTRAALERICLLDLHPDVFAIGDSARTVMDHIGAMILRSGPDTYLLMAARTFAGSFLGAIETSFENVI, encoded by the coding sequence GTGGCTGACATCGTGCTGCATGCAACGCCCGCGACGGGCGCGGACCTGTCGATCGGACCGAACCGGATCACCGAGCGCAGCGATCTGGCGCTGGTCTCCATCGCAATTCCGCTGGGCGGTGACGAACAACTGGCCAAGGCGCTGAAAACCGGCTGGTCACTGGACATGCCCAATGCGCGGCGCAGTCGCGCGGCGCCCGGCGTGCGTGCGATCCGGACGGCACAGGACCAGCTGTTCCTGGTCTTTCCGCACGCAACCCCTGACGCGCGCAGATCCGTCGAGGGCACCTTGAACGGGGTCGGCTATACCACCGATCAATCCGACAACTGGGTGCTGCTGGAAGTCGTCGGCCCAGACACGCGCGCGGCCCTGGAACGGATCTGCCTGCTGGACCTGCATCCCGATGTGTTTGCCATCGGGGATTCCGCGCGAACCGTCATGGACCATATCGGCGCGATGATCCTGCGGTCGGGCCCGGACACATACCTGCTGATGGCCGCACGCACCTTTGCCGGGTCATTTCTGGGCGCCATCGAGACCTCGTTTGAAAACGTCATCTGA
- a CDS encoding LysR substrate-binding domain-containing protein, with translation MNPSQRRYMPSISAMRCFEAAARHQSFTLAAEELSLTQSAISRQVKELEQIVGAQLFRRTGREVLLTRAGARLANDLAAELENIRRIMLRAVSAGNMNSTLRVAILPTFATLWLIPRLPGFFARNPDIEISFSTRLTQFDLNAENFDVAIHFGKQNWPNATLRKFFSERMIAVASPDFVQKNGIRSFEDTGQAPLLHTSSRPTAWHDYLEQVGFEGRPYLTGRYFDQFSMVIAAAQASLGIGLLPKYLVEKDLQDGRLVAIGDTELVTENSYYFVTPINQEDRNVEKFYQWMIEETNEPSYE, from the coding sequence ATGAACCCGTCCCAACGCCGCTACATGCCCTCGATTTCCGCCATGCGCTGTTTTGAAGCGGCCGCGCGTCATCAGAGTTTCACACTCGCGGCAGAAGAGCTGAGCCTGACTCAAAGCGCCATAAGCCGGCAGGTCAAGGAATTGGAACAGATCGTCGGCGCGCAGTTGTTTCGCCGGACCGGGCGCGAAGTTCTTTTGACGCGCGCGGGGGCGCGGCTGGCCAACGACCTTGCCGCAGAGCTGGAAAACATTCGCCGCATCATGCTGCGCGCGGTATCCGCCGGCAACATGAACTCGACCTTGCGGGTGGCGATTTTACCGACCTTTGCAACGCTGTGGCTTATTCCCCGGCTGCCCGGTTTTTTCGCGCGCAATCCGGATATCGAGATCAGCTTTTCCACGCGCCTGACGCAGTTTGATCTGAACGCAGAGAACTTTGATGTCGCCATTCATTTCGGCAAGCAGAACTGGCCGAATGCGACCTTGCGAAAGTTTTTCTCCGAGCGGATGATCGCCGTGGCCTCACCCGACTTTGTTCAAAAGAATGGCATCCGGTCGTTCGAGGACACCGGTCAGGCGCCGCTGTTGCACACATCGTCACGACCGACGGCCTGGCACGATTACCTCGAGCAGGTAGGGTTCGAGGGCAGACCCTATTTGACCGGGCGATATTTCGACCAATTCTCGATGGTGATCGCGGCGGCGCAGGCGTCGCTGGGAATCGGACTGCTGCCCAAGTATCTGGTCGAGAAAGACCTGCAGGACGGTCGCCTGGTGGCGATCGGCGATACCGAACTGGTGACTGAAAACAGCTATTATTTCGTGACGCCGATCAATCAAGAGGACCGGAACGTCGAAAAATTCTATCAGTGGATGATCGAGGAAACCAACGAGCCATCCTATGAATGA
- the fdxA gene encoding ferredoxin FdxA, with protein sequence MTYVVTDNCIQCKFTDCVAVCPVNCFYEGPNFLVINPDECIDCDACVPVCPAKAIYNEDDLPDDKRLFLQINEELSRVWPQITDQKDPLPDAAKWDGVADKLKHLIRTTPES encoded by the coding sequence ATGACTTACGTTGTCACAGACAATTGCATCCAGTGTAAATTCACCGATTGCGTCGCCGTCTGCCCCGTCAATTGTTTTTACGAGGGGCCGAATTTCCTCGTCATCAATCCTGACGAATGCATCGACTGTGACGCCTGCGTTCCGGTGTGCCCGGCCAAGGCAATCTACAACGAAGACGACCTTCCCGACGACAAGCGGCTCTTCCTGCAGATCAACGAGGAATTGAGCCGGGTCTGGCCACAGATCACCGACCAGAAAGATCCGCTTCCCGATGCCGCCAAATGGGACGGCGTCGCCGACAAGCTCAAACATCTCATCAGAACAACACCGGAATCCTGA
- a CDS encoding aspartate aminotransferase family protein, whose translation MPDYAKSAALYERAKKVMPGGCSRNTILRKPHPVYARRGHGCIVTDIEGVDRIDFANNVASLIHGHAHPVIVEGVKRQLDDGSAFTVGTEIEVAYAEQMVARNPGFEMLRFVNSGTEAVMSCLKAARAFTSRPKIAKVEGSYHGLYDYAEVSQTARPENWGNDDAPRSVPVAHGTPQSALDDVVIIPFNDPDRAIAILDRHKDTVAGVLLDLLPHRIGMVPASEAFVQALRTWTQDNGALLIFDEVITFRTSFSGAQQAYTVTPDLTAMGKMIGGGFPVGALAGRADVLDVMNPLNGPARFPHYGTFSANPITMTAGSIAMSLFDEAAVQRLNALGDKTRAGLAEAIRVADVPACVTGKGSMFRIHLKAAAPRSYRDAYVQPDEQRRIAALLDHFFDNCLILVETCSGFLSTPMSQPEIDHLCQTTLDGLRKIKPLM comes from the coding sequence ATGCCCGACTATGCGAAAAGCGCGGCCCTGTATGAGCGTGCCAAAAAGGTGATGCCCGGCGGGTGCAGCCGCAACACCATCCTGCGCAAGCCGCATCCGGTCTATGCCAGGCGAGGCCACGGCTGCATTGTCACCGATATCGAGGGCGTCGACCGCATCGACTTTGCAAACAATGTCGCCTCGCTCATTCATGGGCACGCGCATCCGGTGATCGTCGAGGGCGTGAAAAGGCAACTGGACGACGGCTCGGCCTTCACGGTCGGCACCGAGATCGAGGTCGCCTATGCCGAGCAGATGGTGGCCCGGAACCCCGGTTTCGAAATGCTTCGCTTCGTGAACTCTGGAACCGAGGCGGTGATGAGCTGTCTCAAGGCCGCCCGCGCCTTTACCTCGCGCCCCAAGATCGCCAAGGTCGAGGGCTCTTATCACGGGCTCTATGACTATGCCGAAGTCAGCCAGACTGCCAGGCCTGAGAACTGGGGCAACGACGACGCGCCCCGCAGCGTTCCGGTTGCCCACGGCACCCCGCAATCGGCGCTGGATGACGTGGTGATCATCCCCTTTAACGACCCTGACCGCGCCATCGCCATTCTGGACCGGCACAAGGACACGGTCGCCGGGGTGCTGCTGGATCTGCTGCCGCACCGGATCGGCATGGTCCCCGCGTCCGAGGCCTTTGTCCAGGCGCTGAGGACCTGGACGCAAGACAACGGCGCCTTGCTGATCTTTGATGAAGTGATCACCTTCCGCACCAGTTTCTCGGGGGCGCAGCAAGCCTACACCGTCACCCCTGACCTGACCGCCATGGGCAAGATGATCGGCGGCGGCTTTCCCGTCGGTGCCCTGGCGGGCCGTGCCGATGTCCTGGACGTGATGAACCCGCTGAACGGCCCCGCGCGGTTTCCGCATTACGGCACATTCAGCGCCAACCCCATCACCATGACCGCCGGGTCGATCGCGATGTCGCTGTTCGACGAGGCGGCGGTGCAACGGCTGAATGCGCTGGGCGACAAGACCCGCGCTGGACTGGCCGAGGCGATCCGCGTGGCGGATGTTCCCGCCTGCGTCACCGGCAAAGGGTCGATGTTCCGCATTCATCTCAAGGCTGCGGCGCCCCGGTCCTATCGCGATGCCTATGTGCAGCCGGACGAACAAAGGCGCATCGCCGCGCTACTGGACCATTTCTTTGACAACTGCCTGATCCTTGTCGAGACCTGCTCGGGCTTCCTGTCAACCCCGATGAGCCAGCCTGAAATCGACCATCTCTGCCAGACCACGCTCGACGGTTTGCGCAAGATCAAGCCGCTGATGTGA
- a CDS encoding 3-oxoacid CoA-transferase subunit A — protein sequence MDKTIPSLAAAVAEVPDGAVLMIGGFGGSGAPIELIHALIDRYRATGSPANVTVINNNAGNGKIGIGAMIDAGMVAKMICSFPRSSDPRAFTERYMAGQIALELVPQGTLAERIRAAGAGIPAFFTPASYGTELAIGKQVQEFDGKCYVLERWLKADFALVKGAVADTHGNMTYRLAGRNFNPLMCMAADRTIAQVSQIVQPGDINPEHVVTPGIFVDGIVEVLDPQQEEALIRAGVEYA from the coding sequence ATGGACAAGACAATTCCTTCCCTTGCTGCTGCCGTCGCCGAGGTGCCGGATGGCGCGGTCCTGATGATTGGCGGCTTTGGCGGCTCCGGTGCGCCGATCGAGCTGATCCATGCGCTGATTGATCGCTACCGCGCGACGGGCAGCCCGGCGAATGTGACGGTGATCAACAACAATGCCGGGAACGGAAAGATCGGCATCGGCGCGATGATCGACGCCGGCATGGTCGCAAAGATGATCTGCTCGTTTCCGCGATCTTCGGACCCGCGCGCCTTTACCGAGCGCTATATGGCGGGCCAGATTGCGCTGGAACTGGTGCCGCAGGGCACCCTGGCCGAACGCATTCGGGCGGCGGGTGCGGGTATTCCCGCGTTCTTCACGCCCGCCAGTTATGGGACGGAACTGGCCATCGGCAAGCAGGTCCAGGAATTCGACGGCAAATGCTATGTGCTCGAACGCTGGTTGAAGGCAGATTTCGCGCTGGTCAAGGGGGCCGTGGCGGACACCCACGGCAACATGACCTATCGCTTGGCGGGGCGGAACTTCAACCCGTTGATGTGCATGGCCGCCGACCGGACCATCGCCCAGGTCAGCCAAATCGTGCAGCCCGGTGACATCAATCCGGAACACGTGGTCACGCCGGGCATTTTCGTCGATGGCATCGTCGAAGTGCTTGATCCGCAACAGGAAGAAGCCCTGATCCGGGCAGGGGTGGAATACGCATGA
- a CDS encoding 3-oxoacid CoA-transferase subunit B, translating to MTWQKLSANQIAWRAAQDIQDGAYVNLGIGFPELIAKFQPEGRHITYHTENGVLGFGKAPAEGQEDWDLINAGKKAVTLTRGASFFHHADSFAMVRGGHLDLAVLGAYQVSQNGDIANWRVGSRSVPAVGGAMDLVHGAKRVAVLTDHITKEGEPKLVERCSYPLTGVGCITRVYTSLAVVDIVGGRFMLREIVKGLMQDELQSLTGATLHVDRPVIDLTTPGST from the coding sequence ATGACGTGGCAGAAACTCTCGGCCAACCAGATCGCCTGGCGCGCGGCCCAGGATATCCAAGACGGCGCCTATGTTAATCTTGGCATCGGCTTTCCCGAACTGATCGCCAAATTCCAGCCTGAAGGCCGGCATATCACCTACCACACCGAAAACGGCGTACTGGGCTTTGGCAAGGCACCCGCCGAGGGTCAAGAAGACTGGGACCTCATCAATGCCGGGAAAAAGGCTGTCACGCTGACGCGCGGCGCCTCGTTCTTTCACCATGCCGACAGTTTCGCGATGGTCCGCGGTGGCCACCTGGATCTTGCCGTGCTGGGCGCCTACCAGGTGTCGCAGAATGGCGACATCGCGAACTGGCGTGTCGGATCGCGCAGCGTTCCGGCGGTGGGCGGGGCGATGGACTTGGTGCATGGCGCAAAGCGGGTCGCGGTGCTGACAGATCATATAACCAAGGAGGGCGAGCCCAAGCTGGTCGAGCGTTGCAGCTATCCGCTGACCGGCGTGGGTTGCATCACGCGGGTTTATACATCGCTTGCGGTCGTTGATATCGTTGGGGGTCGATTCATGCTTCGTGAAATAGTTAAGGGTTTGATGCAAGACGAATTGCAGTCACTAACGGGCGCAACCCTGCACGTTGACCGACCTGTGATCGATTTGACGACTCCGGGATCGACATGA
- a CDS encoding transposase, which yields MRLFVGLDVSLAKTAICVISEHGKIMKEAQVASEPEELVRWIGEQEGTIAAIGLEAGPLSQWLHRGLSEAGQRVVLMETRQVKGALRAMPGIGAVVALTHRSAVDDPARFTSSKKVGPWGGLTPSRNQSGERDISGGITKAGDVNLRRAQCQAATVMMHRGRSTWLRTWAAQVARRRGVKRAMVALARRISVILHRMWVDDTDFRSDIAVPHAA from the coding sequence ATGAGACTGTTTGTCGGATTGGATGTGTCGCTGGCGAAGACCGCGATCTGCGTGATCAGCGAGCATGGGAAGATCATGAAGGAGGCGCAGGTCGCCAGCGAACCGGAAGAATTGGTGCGTTGGATTGGCGAACAAGAGGGCACCATTGCCGCCATTGGGCTCGAGGCCGGTCCCTTGTCGCAATGGTTGCATCGCGGGCTTTCAGAGGCGGGACAACGTGTCGTGCTGATGGAAACTCGGCAGGTGAAGGGCGCTTTGAGGGCCATGCCTGGGATCGGCGCGGTTGTCGCGCTGACCCATCGATCCGCAGTTGATGACCCCGCCCGTTTCACCTCATCGAAGAAGGTCGGGCCATGGGGCGGCCTGACGCCCTCCCGCAACCAGTCCGGCGAACGTGATATCTCGGGCGGCATCACCAAGGCCGGCGACGTCAACCTGCGCCGGGCTCAGTGCCAGGCTGCGACCGTCATGATGCATCGCGGGCGTTCGACATGGCTGAGAACCTGGGCAGCGCAGGTCGCCCGCCGCCGTGGTGTCAAGCGCGCCATGGTCGCCCTGGCGCGACGTATCAGCGTGATCCTGCACCGTATGTGGGTCGATGACACCGACTTCCGGTCCGACATCGCGGTGCCTCATGCGGCCTGA